The nucleotide sequence GATGCGACAATACTCGACGCGGCCGATACGGCCGGTGTCTCCATCGACAACGCCTGCCGTTCCGGCACATGTGCATCCTGTCGCGTCAAGCTGGTCTCGGGCCAGGTGACGATGGCCGTCGAAGATGCGCTAACCGATCAAGACAGGGCCGAGGGTTACATCTTGGCCTGCCAGGCGAAGATCCAGGGAGATATTGAAGTCAACGCCTAAGGAGGGCCGCTCATGAGTCTCTGGTTATTCGTTCTTGCGTTCGTTGGCTCAGCCGTCGGACTTTGGCTCGTATCTCAGATCCTAGAAACATTGCGCCCGGTCCCGGAAACTCTCGGAACCCTGAGCTGGGCGGCGGATATTCCGATTGGCTACCTTGATGTCGGCGGCTGCAAGCTTCGTTACATCAGGGCCGGGCGAGGGCCGAATCTCGTGCTCCTCCACACCCTGCGCACCCAATTCGAACTCTGCGAGAAGGTCGTGCCGGAACTGGCGCGGCGGTTCACGATCGTGCGCAATCTCAACTTCGTTGAGATCTCGGGTGATCGTCAGCTGCGAGAACTTGAGAACGGTCCCAATCGGAATGGGCGGTTCGAGGCAACTACGCTATTCTCCTACCGGTACAGCCCCGCCGAAGCGTGCTTCCCAGACATCCGCAAACGAAGCACGAATACCGCGACAGTCAGTCCCCGGCCGCATTCTTACATAGTTCGGGCTTCCGGCTTGTTGCGGCCCGAGCGGAGGGATAGACTCGCGATTGACACACCCGTCCTCCTGCTATGGAGCGCTCCCAATGAAAGACACGATTGAAATGACGCGGCGCGGGGCATTGATGTTGGCTGGGGTTGGCGCAGTGGGCGTGGCGTGCGAGCAACACCTCCTGGCAGACGATTCGCCGAATGCGAACGGGAACATCAAGCAATCGGTCTGCCGCTGGTGCTTCAACGATATCCCACTGGAGAAGTTGTCGGGTGAGGCAGCTCGGCTGGGCTTCAAATCGATCGAGTTGTTGGGACCGGAGGAATTCAAGACCGTCAAGCCTTTGGGCCTGACGTGCGCCATGGTTCGCTGCGCCTCCATCGCCGATGGCCTCAACCGCACGGAAAACCACGATAAGATCGAAGCCGAATTGCGGGCCAACATCGAGTTTGCGGCCGCCGAGAAGATCCCCAACGTCATCTGTATGTCCGGAAACCGTCGCGGCATGTCGGACGAGGAGGGACTAGAGAACTGC is from Planctomycetia bacterium and encodes:
- a CDS encoding TIM barrel protein gives rise to the protein MKDTIEMTRRGALMLAGVGAVGVACEQHLLADDSPNANGNIKQSVCRWCFNDIPLEKLSGEAARLGFKSIELLGPEEFKTVKPLGLTCAMVRCASIADGLNRTENHDKIEAELRANIEFAAAEKIPNVICMSGNRRGMSDEEGLENCAVGLKRVLKFAEEKKVTICMEGLNSKVDHQDYMYDKTTWGVALCQKLGSPRFKLLYDIYHMQIMEGDVIATIQASKDYIGHYHTGGVPGRHEIDETQELNYPAIVKAILDTGYQGFLGQEFIPAREPIASLAQGFRICDV